The genomic segment TACTTAGCCCTAGTTAGAGCCACCTCGGTTAGAGCCACCTCGGTTAGAGCTACCTCGGTTACAGTTGCCTTGATGGCATTCACTTGAGTCGCATTACTCTACAGAGACATCACCCCCCGATCCTATGCCCGAAATCTTGACCTTTCCCCTGCCCAGTATTGAAAGCGCGATCGCCTTGGCTGGCGATCAAGAGAGCAATTTGAAACTGATTGGACGGCAAACGGGCACAACCCTGGTTTTACGAGGGCAGGAAATCATGATTTCTGGAACAGCCAGTCAAATTACACGGGTTCAGAAAATTTTTAGTGCCCTAGAATTTGGTTGGAAAGTTGGCCAATCCATTTCTGAAGTGGATATTAAAACAGCAATTCATGCCCTCGATACCCACCAGGAAGAAGCCTTTCAAGCGATCCAAGCGGATGGGCTGGCCCGCAATCGTCGGGGGGATGTGATTCGTGCCAAGACCTTTAAGCAACGCCAATACGTGGAAGCGGTGCGGAAGCATAGTTTAACCTTTGGCATTGGGCCTGCGGGAACCGGAAAAACCTATCTGGCAGCGGTTTTAGCAATCCAAGCTTTGTTGAATAACGAATATGAGCGGTTAATCCTAACCCGGCCAGCGGTGGAAGCGGGGGAAAAGTTGGGCTTCCTGCCAGGAGATTTGCAACAGAAGGTCAATCCCTATCTGCGTCCCCTGTACGATGCCCTGTATGAATTTGTCGATCCTGAGAAAATTACCAACTTGATGGAACGGCAGGTGATCGAAATTGCCCCGATCGCCTATATGCGGGGACGTACGCTGAGCAATGCCTTTGTGATTGTGGACGAGGCGCAAAACACAACGCCAGCACAAATGAAAATGCTACTGACGCGGCTAGGGTTCAAGTCGAAGATGGTGGTTACGGGCGATTTAACCCAAACGGATCTGCCGCCAAACCAGGCATCGGGGCTC from the Alkalinema sp. FACHB-956 genome contains:
- a CDS encoding PhoH family protein, translating into MPEILTFPLPSIESAIALAGDQESNLKLIGRQTGTTLVLRGQEIMISGTASQITRVQKIFSALEFGWKVGQSISEVDIKTAIHALDTHQEEAFQAIQADGLARNRRGDVIRAKTFKQRQYVEAVRKHSLTFGIGPAGTGKTYLAAVLAIQALLNNEYERLILTRPAVEAGEKLGFLPGDLQQKVNPYLRPLYDALYEFVDPEKITNLMERQVIEIAPIAYMRGRTLSNAFVIVDEAQNTTPAQMKMLLTRLGFKSKMVVTGDLTQTDLPPNQASGLQIAEKILRSVEGIEFCYFSKADVIRHPLVQRIVEAYEIYEHQ